In the genome of Lactuca sativa cultivar Salinas chromosome 3, Lsat_Salinas_v11, whole genome shotgun sequence, the window catcaaactaaggctctgataccaacttgtaacatcctaaaaatcgagatcgaaattttttattttaattttattgtttgtaaaatttgttTAAGGAAAACATTATTGAAATCACATAAATCCATAAATCACAATTAtatgtctcaaaaccatatcatcaatagtaataatatcatagtacaatcctaGAAATCTCAAATGTGGAATCatgcatgtgtgtgatgggctgcTACTccgccggctctttccccttaGAGGAacaggtacctaaaaccaaaactgaaaatcgtaagcacaaagcttagtgattttcccCCATCatgccacataccacataatattgcctattcctcggtatctttcaactaaactccccttcggtatcttttaaccggtagccgggaactaacctccccttcggtatctttcaaccggtaaccgagaGCTAACCtctccttcggtatctttcaactggtatccagggctatttcacccctaccactaccacataataacacatcatactagcacataaagcatatagTTAGTGGCATACCATATAATTATCATGCAAATAATCATCTAactacaactcctactagtgggtcggcattgtggccttagacccacctctactagaagtaactcacctcaatgttgtGTGGTGGCTGCACTGTTCTCGATACGGAAATCAACTCCTCttgactcctcgatccctacataACATGCTTTCTAAGTTGTCATTCATACTCAAAACCCCTATCAGGGTCAACCGAAGTCCatgtcaaagtcaaggtcaacaccttggtcaaagtcaacttctggtCGGCCAGACTCGCAGAGTTagttcaccaactcgtcgagtcccttcgtcTAGAAAAGCTACAAACTCGCCCTTACACGTCGATTCTAGAAAGAGCTCGATGAGTTCACCTTCAACAACACATCAGACCTTCTtcaaacaactcgccgagttcctccttgaactcgtcgaggcCACCCTCATTCGTATGAAGGTGCTCGAtctataactcgtcgagttctccttgaaCTCGTTGTGTCCGCCTTCATGAGATTGGGACAtcgccttgaactcgccgaggtCTTCCTTGAACTGATTGGGTCCTCGATCTTCAAGTCCACATCATACCCCCAACAGGCTGAGTTTTCCTTCAACTCAACCAAAGACCATTTCCAGAATTCGTTTGGGGAAATCTgtcacccgactcgccgagttacctaaGCGACTCATCGAGTCTCTCTTTGTCCAAAACAATTCAttcgattataatgggtcttaatgcatcaaaaccatagatctgacctcctaaggTCCATTCTAtacgtaaagttatgaactttatgtcTATGCATGGGggttttggctcaaaaagccataaaaagggTCCTATATGTTGCATgggtctcccatggccataaagttttcacctttatgccatgggaacgcTCAATGGTTCCAAATCTGAAGTGCAACTCCAAATATACACACAAATCCGGGAATAGCTTCACTAAAGCTTGGAAAAAGGTAGAAAATAGCCCCCAAATCAAGATCTAATTAATGAATAGCCAAGGtatcagctttatacctcaaatgaacaGGATATGTGCcaaaacttctggatctacttgctCTCTCCTGATCTCCTaagcttccttcttctcttccaaCTTCAAATATGCACAAAAGGCACCAAAGGATCAAGAACACTTAATAAAGGCTTAAGGTTTCGGGTTAGGGCTTCCTGGAAGTGAGAGGGAAGAAAGAGGCTGAAATGAGGCAGAATATGTCGTTTGAAGAGGGAAGTAAACCCTAAatactagggtttcatccatgcacCTCCGACTCGTCGACTAGATCACTTATCCTGCCGATCCaaagtcgagtctactcgacgagttgagcctccaactcgccgagtcccagagtaAAACGTGAGTtttctttaaataataaaagaaaacacGTACCAAGAACCGGGTGTTACACAAATGGGTCAACAATTCAGTTTATGACATAACAACATTAAGAAACAATACTCTTTACTCACATATACAATacgtcactactagaaaaaaggccttttacgacgcgcaaaatacgacgctcattgatctatgttacgcaaaggagagtgacattagaaaaatgtcatctcttcaaaaaatttaaggatagaagacacgcattattgcgcacccttaaattagtgtctaaaaaaaacacggagggcacctataataaaatgcgcgtcgtctaagaatgtcgctttataatttttaatggaatgcgcgttccatcctttaacagtagggggaaatgaaattctgaaaaaattaaaaatcccgccttccttttttttctcctttccctcttgccctgGACGCTCCTTCCTTTCCCCTCCCGACATTGACTGCTGCTTACTTCTTCCCTCACTTCTACCTactggaaccaccatatctcccactcgatgttgaaattgttagaaaaagccctaattatactctcaagtctaaATACAGAAAAAATAGAAGATGGTGAAGAAGTAGCAGTAGAAAAAGCCCTAATCGAAGGTGGTCCTGTTCTTCATTGTTTCttcgatgttgaaattgttagaaaaagccctaatcGGAGGTGGTCCTGTTCTTCCTCCCACCACGATTCCCAGCTTTTGTTCGCCGGAACACCGATTCCATCGTGGTTTCTGATCCACGCTGACCAGTCGTCCCAGTCTTCAACGATTTTCTGCCATTCAAATCCGGATGGGTTGAAAAGAAAAGGGGCGAACAGCCACGACACGACTAGGAACCACATTGAGATGGTTAGGTGGCTCTGTATTTGGCGCCGCCGTGGAGAATTGTGCGACCGAAATAGTGAAGTTTGGTGCCAAGAGAGAAGGTGAAGAAGACAGCGGAGAGCTGGAGGTTCATGATTATTAGGTCACCGAGTGCAGTTCTGAAGCCTCTTTCGAGTCCGATCTCCATAATCATCGGTAACGCCATTAAAAGACCAAGTTGAACTACAGATTGAGAAGCCATGGCTGCTTTCAAAGCTTTATCTCCTTGCATCTTTGCTGATTTCATAATCGCTTTTTCTAATCCACTTAAACAGAGATATAATCTCCCGTATAAGAACGCATACACAGTAAGCATCACCATCTGAAACATAAGataatttgtcattttctttagaCTTTAAACtgttagacacacacacacacacacacacatatatatatatatatatatatatatatatatatatatacagatatTAATTAATTTACCATTGAGCTAACGTCGTCCTACTTCCTAGATGGTGTTTGTGTGTGCATAGACACACACGAATGTGGAGTCTCCAAAGCTGTTGATATCATAGACAACATCATAAAGGATCCTTCAAGGGCACAATTGCTAAAGTTTTTCATGTCTGATGGAGATCTTTCAAAAGAACTTGATGACAGATTTGGCTCTCAGTGTGGGGATATTTTGGTCTTGATTGTTATTAGaactttttaacttttaacttttATGATTTAATAATGATTTATTCCTATTTTTATTTTGTAACAGGCTTCAGTTCCCACGAACGAATCTGATAATGATTGACCAGGTTCAACAAAGTCAAACGTTCATATTTTGATGGAGGTAAATACCATAATACAAAATGAAACTAAAAACAATAgtttataaaatgaaaatgatCCTGTATTTACAAAACCAATAACAATCgatacatcaatatgtacaacAACTTACATTACAATGAACCCGTATCGTTAACCCTTCAAAATTGACATTGAAGAAACAATGAAAAGTTTTTACCTTTTGTTACTTTTCTAACTCGGTTTAAGCAAAAATTCACCTTTTTTTTTACTGGGATTGCAGCTGTGTACTTACAGTGGGCAGGAACATTTTACCAAAGAAAAGAAGGAAGAATCATTTCAAGAGGAATTGGAATTGTGATCATCTGCGACTAATGTGGGTATTTGACCTTGATTGACAAAGTCAATCTTGTTTAATCTCAAACAGCAAAGAATTTTCTCGGGTAATTCTTCTGGTTTTTGAGcctgtatgtttttttttaacaagAAAAAATATTAGGGAGGGAAAAAGTTGTAATAGTTTGAAAGTacatcaacaattcatgattagATTTAGATTACCTGAATTGTTAAGCCGAGATTCATAATCCCGTGTTTTAGACGTTCACGAAATGCATCCAATCCTTTTCTTGCTATGTAACTAAATCGATGAATATCAAGGTCAATTTCAAAGTAATTTGATCCCTTAAAGAAGTTGTGTTGGGGGCATGAGAACATGGCTCCATATAATCAACAGAGTGAAGGGGACAAAAATATTAGTACTACTACTCCTCCTGTTGTTGCTGCACAAAGCAAACCAAATCTGAAAAAGATTCAAATGATGTCTAAAACAACAGGTGAAGATAATATTCAAAGCATAAAAACTTATGTTACTGAATTAAAAGAACATGTGTCAAAGTTACAATACCAAAAACAGCTACTTGTCTGCCAGGTTAGTTACAATTTAGAAAGAAAGTAAGTTTTTACTAAAATTCCGAAAATGCCCTTTGTAAAATTATTGTTTTGGTTTGAACAGGCATTCGAGGTAGAGGAAGCaaacgatggtggtggtggtggggccTCTGATGAGACGGATTTTGTGGAGGAAATGGAATATCCTATCATGCCACGTCACCTTGTGTTATGTCAGGTACCTATGGAACAAGCTTGTACTCCTCGAATAATAGTATTGCAATCACTCATATTACCATAAATTTCAATCCTATAGACTTACAATGCAATTTCGTTCTAGGTATAATTCCATCAATGATATACAACCAATAAAACTACTTTTGTCAAACACATATATGTACACTACACTAACGGCACACCTGTTGGATTAGGGTCTGATACGTGTTCTACAGGTGTATAATCGTACTGCCATCCCATTGGATTCATCCCTGTTGCTTTCTTTCTTTTTACATTTGGCAATGTCGGCTATCTACGTGTCATTTCCTACAAAATATCTGTTTGTgataataatttaaaaataaaataaaaaaaaaaaaaaaactcttttgtAAAAATGTATGGGCCGAACAAGAAAGAGTGCATTTTAATTGATTCAtcaattaacttttttttataagGTGTAAGTTAATTATCGTTCGATATAATCGACTTTGATCGATAAAAGTTGAAATGCAATAAATATGATCAAGGTTTTCTAGAGATAATGCATAATTAAAAGGTTCCCTAAATAATGTACTGATGAAACGTGGCTTTCGCATGTCGGCATACTTTTTTGTTTGACTTGATGGGctttcttggttaaccacttaATCTGGACAGCTTAGTGTATCAAAACACCAACCCTTCCCCTACTTGCCCTTAATATTTTTTCCACCAACTTCTCTCATGTTAAAATTGATGATGATTATGAAATCTGTTTGTTgggatgtaagggtaaaatggtcatttggt includes:
- the LOC111915443 gene encoding kinesin-like protein KIN-7A translates to MAPYNQQSEGDKNISTTTPPVVAAQSKPNLKKIQMMSKTTGEDNIQSIKTYVTELKEHVSKLQYQKQLLVCQAFEVEEANDGGGGGASDETDFVEEMEYPIMPRHLVLCQVPMEQACTPRIIVLQSLILP